DNA sequence from the Heterodontus francisci isolate sHetFra1 chromosome 22, sHetFra1.hap1, whole genome shotgun sequence genome:
TAACTGCAGAACTCTCAATGGTAAACGTAGAGTTATATAGTGAGGTCCCCTGatttaattctgctgctgctatttAGTGGATTAAAGCTCCTTAGCTTGCTGTTTAACCTTCACGCCTGGCTTGAAAGATGCCCAAGGACCAGGTGAAATTTCTCTTTCTTATCATCTTTATTTGTTGGGTTAGTGTTAACTAGTAGTTGAACATTAACAAACATGTGTCTGATTTGTAACAATATGTAACCTGTTATTGTCTAAAACACATGTCGGTATTTCATATTGACCTCTCAATTAACCACATATCTAGAAACAAGAAATAAATTAAGGGTTAGGTTTTAATTTCAGGAGACGTGATAAAATCTAGTTTCCGCTTCAGTTTTGTCACTGAAATGTGTTTGGAGGGTACTCTGAGATCATTGGAGGGTAAATAATGGGATTTAATGTATTCTTTGGCATTGTCTTCACAGACTAACAGGTATTTTTCTGCGGAATGTTCAAATACCTCCGCAGGAGATTCACCAGAAACCTAACAGAGCGCAATCGTCAGAGAGCTCGGCTTGTTTCCAAAGATGGGAGGTGTAACATAGAATTCGGAAATGTCAAGGAACATTCAAGGATTGGCTTCCTTGTAGATATTTGGACAACTGTCCTTGACCTCAAGTGGAGGTACCAGATGACCATTTTTATTTCTGCCTTTCTGGGAAGTTGGTTCCTCTTTGGTTTGTTATGGTATGCTGTTGCATACATGCACAAGGACCTTCCTGAATTTTCACCCACAGAAAGCCATATGCCTTGTGTGCAGAACATTAATGGGCTGACTTCCGCCTTTCTCTTCTCACTTGAGACTCAGGTCACTATTGGTTATGGCTTCAGATGTGTGACTGAGCAGTGCGGTGAAGCCATATTCCTCCTGGTGACTCAATCCATCCTTGGTGTTATCATTAATTCCTTCATGTGTGGTGCCATCCTGGCCAAGATTTCCAGACCAAAGAAACGAGCCAAAACCATCACCTTCAGCAAGAGTGCTGTCATCAGCAAGCGTGGGGGAAAACTGTGCCTCCTGATTCGAGTCGCCAACCTCAGAAAAAGCCTTCTGATTGGCAGCCATATTTATGGAAAACTTTTGAAAACCACAGTGACCCTGGAGGGTGAGACCATCATAATGGACCAAGTCAACATCGACTTTGTTGTTGATGCGGGGAATGAGAATCTATTCTTCATATCGCCTCTGACTATCTATCACATCATTGATAAAACTAGTCCCTTTTACGAGATGTCAGCTGAGACCATCAACCAACAAGATTTTGAGTTGGTGGTTTTCCTGGATGGTACAATAGAAGCCACCAGTGCCACTTGCCAGGTGAGAACCTCTTACATCCCTGATGAAGTATTCTGGGGCTACAGGTTTGCCCCTATTGTCTCTAAATCTAAAGAAGGGAAATACAGAGTTGATTTCTCCAACTTTGGTAAGACTGTAAAGGTGGATACTCCGCATTGTGCCTACTGCCTGCACACTGAGAAGGAGGCCAAGCTCAGAGAGAAAAAGGCTTATGACAACCCTGTATTCCAGCTCAATGAAGTCAATGAGACCAAAATGTAAAGACTTACTTCACATCTTAATAAATGTGCATGTGGTACCTTTTCCTCTGATCCTTCTTTTAAAAGGTAATATTTTGTATGTGTATTGACTATTCACTTTATATCCAGAGAAAGCCTTTGACAGCTTAAAGTCAGGTGTGACACAGTGAGGGGCAGTCTCAGgccgggggtgatggggagggacagtctcaggatgagagtgatagggagggggagTCTCTGGCCAGGAGTGACAGTGAGGCACAGTCTAAGGCCAAGAGTGCTAGTAAGGAACAGTCTCAGGCCAggagtgaggcagggagggagagtcTAAGTCCAGAAATGATACAGAGACGGGCAATCTCAGGCCAGGAATGACAAAGGGAGGGCAGTCTCAGGCCATGAGTGATGTAGGGAGAGGCAGTCTCAGGCCAGCAGTGAGGCAGGAAGGACAATCTCAGGCCAGAAGTGATAcagggaggaacagtctcaggccaGGATTGACAGGTGTTATGTTTACGCCAGGTTGCTGGATCTATCATGCATACCTGATTTATCTCAGATcactgcagatatcacacttgtgttaaatcaccaactagtttatttacagcactttaaaatatcagtTCTTAcatgatctcagtacaatgtctcctcacagcagtatgtttcttTTACTGTAGAGCCTCTAGTTTtagttttaactcttaagctccaccttaagcaatcaaacacagtgaacacagataagtggacagactaatacaatcaaacccagatcaatcaaacactacaacaGGGAGGGACAGTCTCAGGCCAGGAGTGACAGAAAGGTACAGTCTCAGGCCAAGGGTGACAGGGAGTAGCAGCTTCAGGTCAGGAGTGACAGGGAGTGGCAGTCTTAGGCCAGGAGTGACATAGTGAGGGGTACTCTCCAGTCAGGAGTGACACAGTGAGGGGCAGTCTCCAACCAGCAGTGACACAGTGAGGGGCAGTCTCAGACTAGGTGTGACAGAGGGAGGTGTGAGCAACATTTCTTTTCAATAGTGAGTTAACGTCAGTACTAAGAACTCCAGATTAGGTACAGCACAGATCAGATGCTGAGTGAAGCTTTCTCTACATCACCTGTTCAACATGTCTTCAATGTCAACCATTTTTTTGTCCAAtgacccctgttcactctgtgactGAGTCTGGAAATTTTAGTGTTTTTTGTTGATCATTTACACAACATTTACTCTTCTCTATCCTTTCATTGATTAATTATGGAATATAAATTCCTGAAAACTATTCACCTGTCCTGCTGGTATACAAGAAAAAATGTAATCTGACTGACAAACTCTCTCATCCTGTGCCTCCACACCTCTTTGTTATAATATTTTCCTCTCTGTATATTATATCAATATTGCTTGAGTTATTACTCCCCTGAACTTTTCCCGTTGTCTCCCAAAGCTCTAATCAGACCATTCGACATGCTATTGTGTTGATATCTAGATTCATCACATTGTCTCCGACTTAAGCTCATTTTCGGCCACAACCTCAAAGTCTTCCCTTCCTCTGATAGTCTATGAGCTTTGAAAGCCCATCGATAGAGTCATGCTATCGCGTGATTTGCCTCCTTCACTTTCAAACCTTGGTGCATTGTCACCTTGATATTTCATCGTGCTTTCTGAACTTAAAGAATTGAGGATGGGTTCCCCTGGTGGGATGAGGTTATTATTGCAACAAAGATTGAAATGTGCTCTGTATATAACTGATATATTTTAGCTACAACTCTAAAAAATGTTTATTGCTGGAAGTTATTGGAATAAAATTAgagaatttttaaaatcaagaaTATTTTTGAAAAATCCTAGCTGTTTGCATGGAACAAATGTGGTTACCTATGTTATTTTTGAGAGCATTACCTTTAATAATAAAAAGTTTTAATTCTGAAATAACTCTCCAGAGTCTCTTTTTTAAAGGAGGTAAATTCTGTAAATTGGCTTTCCCAGCGAACAGCCTCGCTACTGGGAGCACTCGTTGGAGAATTGACGATACAGTGTTGTATGTCACTTTGCTCGCTGCTGGTAAGGAATTGGTGAATTTGTTCCTTGGCTTTTGCACTCAACGGCAAAGCAAGGGTGCTCACACTGACCTCAAGGAAAGCTGCCCACAaatatctagcgatctctgtggtggGAATTCCCCCTTTCCCcacagcagtttaaatctggtgccaaatcAAGGGGATATGATGTCTGCAAGCAGTTaggcaaccaatcaaattgaaggatTCACACATTGCAAACCagaaagttaaaagcacttaaaatcCTTCGCTTCTCACTTCAATTTACAAATAGTGGAAAAATGTATGATTATTAAGGTACAGAGGAAATTAAAGGTAAACAGacttttaaaaagggaaaaaagatGTTCTGTAAAGATATGTGGAATTTTTAATCATTGTGGAGAAATTAGaaattccacaaatataaagttaACTTTTCAGAGCCAGAGGGGGTGTTTAGAAGTAATTACAAAGTTACAAAAAGGGATGAAGTTCTGCAGGAAGAACTAAGGGTGCTAGGAAAGAAACTAACAAGCAATACCTTAAATGTagtagtaatctttggattactcccagtgccatgcactaggTACAGAAATAGGAGGCTAGAGCAGATCAATGCATGGCTGGAGGgagggtgcaggagggaaggctttacattcctgggacattgggactggttctggaggagatgggatccatgcaggccagacaggttgcacctgaacagagccggaccAATGACCCTGcggggtggtttgctagtgctattggggagggtttaaatgaatttgtcaggggaatgggaaccaggaggtaacaatagagaggaaaaacaagatgCACAAAGAATTAGGACAGATAGCAAtgcagtaggaaatagtaaggtatttgGTGGGATCGGAATAAGGCAGAATGCAATATGGTTTAaagtaggtttacagtgcatgtatgtgaatgcacagagtgtggtaaacaaggttggtgagctgcaggcacagatagccacttGCGAGTATGGTAttgtgataacggagacctggctcaaaaagggtCAGGATTTGgtactaaatattcttggatacatggtgctgagaaaagagagagaaggaaagaaaggagggggggggggtggtggtggcagtgtTCATTAaagataaggggctgaattttacgcctcccccaaagagcaggaaggcggtgtggtggggtgggggggatgtaaaatggagcgggaggctcggggggcccttcctgacctgctcccacctctggcaccactttacacagggcggagGTGTTGAAAAACGGCCcatcaccccaggccaatcaaggcccttaagtggtcatttaacagccacttaagggcctccgcccacctccatggggattATACCCTTGGCAGGCAGGTgtcccaggcccgagagaagccgctTGACAAAAGCatgtggctttctgatggcctgggggggcggtggccctcctgatcaggcaccctgtgcccgatggagggctgccctgcCACCCCCAATACATAACACGCCCCCATCTCCAaatcgactacccttgcctcgctagggcccgaccgatcaccccgggtgaggcaacaaaaacttaccttcgttccggggctcccgggctgcagtcccagcattggccactgctcctggtggtgctgctgggactaagagctgccagcctgctgattggccaacagctctattaggcgggacctcctgcctcaagtgtgtggaagtcccgcctcagaacaattaaaggcaggAGACACGCAAAATATGGGTCAGAtctccaggccaggcggaagcaggtttgccaccaacatttcagtcggtggacggctcccatccgccaagggtaaaatcccagccaatatcatagtgctggagaaagaggataTCCTAGGGGGGGTCAagtacagaatctatttggttagtgctaaggaacaatagaggtaccatcacACTACTTGAGTGTATGCTATAGActtccaactagtgggaaagataaagACGAACAAATGTGCAAGGAAATTATAGCGAGATACAAACACTATAGattaattataatgggggactttaattattctaatctagactgggatagtaatggtGTAAAGGGCAAAGCgggggaagagtttctaaagtTTGTTCTGGAGAATGTTTTACATCAGTATGTTCCTGGCCCAACGAGGAaggtggcattgctggatctgtttcgaGGGAATGAAGTGGGACAAGTGCCAGTCGGgaaatatttaggggacagtgatcgtagtatcataaggttcaggttgACTATGAAAaaaagacaaagagcaatccagagttaaaaataattaattgggggagggccaatttcaatggggtgagaatggatcaggcccaggtaaattggagtcaaagattggCAAGTTAAACTGTGTTTGAACAATGggcagcctttaaagaggagatagtttgggtatagTTGAGGTAGACTCCCACCTGggggaaaggtagggaaaccaaagccagagctccctggatgatgagagagatagggagtaagACGAAGCAGAAAAAGAGGATatctgacagatgtcaggttgataatgcaagagcaaaccaggctgaatatacaaagttcagaggggaatgtaaaagagaATGAgatgcaaagagagagtatgagaagagactgacaactaatataaaagggaatttaaaagtcttctataagcatacaaatagtaaaatggtggtaagaGGAGTGGTGAGGCCAATttaggaccaaaaaggggatctatgcatggaggcagagggcaaggctaaggtactaagtgagtactctgcatctgtctttaccaaggaagaagatgcgagagcatggctacccgacccggaccCCACCAGACCCGAtggcctgtgtcgggttcgggtcgggtctctcttccgggtctggcattcagtctgggtcggacacagtgctgccttttgctcagggagggaaaagcttcaaaatttgaacagccaggacttcaaggcgggaaacgtgcatccagactctgcactagtctgcagtgagcgagtgaatgtctctattccatccaaggtagagcacaacctctttgatataattaacttcattccggtagtcaagttgggtcgggtcaggcgcgggaaaaagtcaaaggactcaggcccaggtcaggttcaggttggatgtggttctgtcgggcccgggtcgagttcaggttggatgtggttctgtcgggcccaggtcaggttcaggttggatgtggttctgtcgagcccgggtcaggttcaggttggatgtggttctgtcgggcccgggtcaggttcaggttggatgtgattctgtcgagcccgggtcgggttcaggttggatgtggttctgtcgggcccaggtcaggttcgggttggatgtggttctgtcgggcccaggtcaggttcaggttggatgtggttctgtcgagcccgggtcaggttcaggttggatgtggttctgtcgggcccgggtcgggttcaggttggatgtggttctgtcgagcccgggtcaggttcaggttggatgtggttctgtcgagcccgggtcaggttcgggttggatgtggttctgttgagccctggtcaggttcaggttggatgtggttctgtcgagcctgggtcgggttcaggttggatgtggttctgttgggctcgggtcgggttcaaattggatgtggttctgtcgagcctgggtcgggttcgagttcggtttggatgtggttctgtcgggcctgggtcgggttccggttggatgtggttctgtcgggccagggtcgggttcaggttggatgtggttctgtcgggccagggtcgggttcaggttggatgtggttctgttgagccctggtcaggttcaggttggatgtggttctgtcgggctcgggtcaggttcaggttggatgtggttctgttgagcCCGGGTCGGGTtctggttggatgtggttctgtcgggctcgggtcgggttcaggttggatgtggttctgtcgagcccaggtcgggttcaggttggatgtggttctgtcgggctcgggtcaggttcaggttggatgtggttctgttgagcCCGGGTCGGGTTCTGGTTgggtgtggttctgtcgggcccgggtcgggttcgggttggatgtggttctgtcgagcccgggtcgggtttgggttggatgtggttctgtcgagcccgggtcaggttcgggttggatgtggttctgtcgagcccgggtcgggttcgggttggatgtggttctgtcgggcccgggtcgggttcgggttggatgtggttctgtcgagcccgggtcaggttcgggttggatgtggttctgtcgagcccgggtcgggttcgggttggatgtggttctgttgggcccgggtcgggttcaaattggatgtggttctgtcgagcctgggtcgggttcgagttcggtttggatgtggttctgtcgggccagggtcgggttcaggttggatgtggttttgtctggcccgggtcgggttctggttggatgtggttctgtcgagcccgggtcgggttcgggttggatgtggttctgtcgggcccgggtcgggttctggttggatgtggttctgtcgggccagggtcgggttcaggttggatgtggttctgtcgggcccgggtcgggttcaggttggatgtggttctgtcgggccagggtcgggttcggattggatgtggttctgtcgggcccgggtcgggttcgggttggatgtggttttgtctggcccgggttgggttctggttggatgtggttctgtcgagcccGGGTCGGGTTCTGGTTGGATGTGGTTTTGTCTGGCCCGGGTTGGGTtctggttggatgtggttctgtcgagcccGGGTCGGGTtctggttggatgtggttctgtcgggcccgggttgggttctggttggatgtggttctgtcgagcccGGGTCGTGTTCTGGTTGGATGTGGTTTTGTCTGGCCCGGGTTGGGTtctggttggatgtggttctgtcgagcccGGGTCGGGTtctggttggatgtggttctgtcgggctcgggtcgggttcaggttggatgtggttctgtcgggcccaggtcgggttcaggttggatgtggttctgtcgggcccgggtcgggttcaggttggatgtggttctgtcgggcccgggtcgggttcaggttggatgtggttctgtcgggcccgggttgggttctggttggatgtggttctgtcgggcccgggtcgggttctggttggatgtggttctgtcgagcccGGGTCGGGTtctggttggatgtggttctgtcgggcccgggtcgggttctggtttgatgtggttctgtcgggctcgggtcgggttcgggttggatgtggttctgtcgagcccGGGTCGGGTTCTGGTTGGATGTGGTTctttcgggcccgggtcgggttctggTTGGATGTGGTATTGTCTGGCCCGGGTTGGGTtctggttggatgtggttctgtcgagcccGGGTCGGGTtctggttggatgtggttctgtcgggctcgggtcgggttcaggttggatgtggttctgtcgggcccgggtcgggttcaggttggatgtggttctttCGGGTCTGGGTcgcgttcgggttggatgtggttctgtcgggctcgggtcgggttcaggttggatgtgattctgtcgggcccgggtcgggttcagggtggatgtggttctgtcgggcccgggtcgggttcaggttggatgtggttctttcgggtccgggtcgggttcgggttggatgtggttctgtcgggcccgggtcgggttcgggttggatgtggttctgtcgggctcgggtcgggttcgggttggatgtggttctttcgggtccgggtcgggttcgggttggatgtggttctgtcgggcccgggtcgggttcgggttggatgtggttctgtcgggcccgggtcgggttcgggttggatgtggttctttcgggtccgggtcgggttcgggtcggatgtggttctgtcgagcccGGGTCGGGTTCTGGttcgatgtggttctgtcaggcccgGGTAGGGTTTCAATtacatacccgagcaggcctttagaagatgctgccaaagtcataatgGAAGAAGATGAATCACTGGATGGGCTAACAATTGATTACAGTAGGTATTAGatagctggctgtacttaaagttgattagTCAACAGGTCTAGATGGGATTCATCTGAGGGTACTGAAGGAAGTAAGCGAGTAAACTGCAGAGGCACTgggcataatctttcaatcctccttagatacggggGCTGTGCCAGagatggagaattgcaaatgttacacccttgttcaaaaaagggtggaaggataaacccagcaactacaggccagtcagtttaacctaggTGGTGGGGAAGCTGTTAaagacaataatttgggacaaaattaacagccagttggacaactgtggattaattttggaaagccagcatggatttgttaaaggcaaattgtgtttaactaacttgattaaggttttgatgaggtaacagaaatggTTGAGgttaatgctgttgatatggtgtatttggacttccaaaGGTTTTTGAATAAGTGCCACAtcacaggcttgtcagtaaagttgaagcccatggaatataaGGGAAAGTGTTaggatggatacgaagttggctcagtgacaggaaacaaagagtagtggtgaacagatgtttttttggactggaggaaaggtATGTAGTCGGGTTCCCaaaggttggtattaggaccacagcttttcttgatagatattaatgacctagatttgggtgtacagggcagaatttcaaaatttgtagatgatataaaatgtggaaatattgtgaactgtgaggaggatagtgatggacttcaaggggACCTAGACAGGCTGTatgaatgggcggacacatggcagatgagatttaatgcacagaaatgtgaagtgattcattttggtcggaacagcaaggagaggcaatatataaaatAATgaacacaattctaaaggggtgcaggagcagaggaacccgggggtatatgtgcactaattgttgaaggtggtagggcaggttgagaaagtggttaaaaaggcatacaggaccctgggctttataaatagatgcacagagtacaaaagaaaggaagttatgatgaacctttataaaacactggtttggtttCAACTGGGTTACGTGTCCCGTTCTGGGcactatactttaggaaggatatgaaaggTTTAggcagagtgcagaaaaggtttatgagaatggttccagggatgagggacttcagatacaaggatagattggagatgctgggCTTATTCTCCCTggaaaagaaaaggttgagaggagattagatagaagtgttcaaaatcatacgGGGTctcaacagagtagatagagaaattgttcccattggtggaagggtcgagaaccagaggacactgatttaaggtgattgacaaaagaaacaatggcgacaaGAGGAAAATCCTATTTTTAAGCAGCAAGtgatttggatctggaatgcactgcctgagagtgtggtggaggcagatacaatcagggctttcaaaggggaattggataaacacccgaagaggaaaaacattgcagggctacggggaaaaggcaggaaagtgggacaagctgagttgcGCTTGCAGAGGGTCGGCACggtcacgatgggccaaatggcctccttctgtactgtaaccattctatgattccagtgCACTCagtgtgctgttagggaaggagttccaggattttgacccagcaacagtgaaggaacggcaaacctgtgtcaagtcaggatggtgtgtgtcttggaggggagcttgcaggtggtggtgttcccatgcatctgctgcccatgtcattctagatggtagaagctgtgggtttggaaggtactttcGAAAGAACCtttttgagtggtgttggagctttactcaaccaggcaagtgaagag
Encoded proteins:
- the LOC137381344 gene encoding ATP-sensitive inward rectifier potassium channel 1-like, with translation MFKYLRRRFTRNLTERNRQRARLVSKDGRCNIEFGNVKEHSRIGFLVDIWTTVLDLKWRYQMTIFISAFLGSWFLFGLLWYAVAYMHKDLPEFSPTESHMPCVQNINGLTSAFLFSLETQVTIGYGFRCVTEQCGEAIFLLVTQSILGVIINSFMCGAILAKISRPKKRAKTITFSKSAVISKRGGKLCLLIRVANLRKSLLIGSHIYGKLLKTTVTLEGETIIMDQVNIDFVVDAGNENLFFISPLTIYHIIDKTSPFYEMSAETINQQDFELVVFLDGTIEATSATCQVRTSYIPDEVFWGYRFAPIVSKSKEGKYRVDFSNFGKTVKVDTPHCAYCLHTEKEAKLREKKAYDNPVFQLNEVNETKM